DNA from Hwangdonia lutea:
TTATAAAGAAGTGATTTCAACCCGTGGTTACCAAGACCGTTTGGATACGATTGATAACGTGCGTAAAACCAACGTTACGGTTTGCTCCGGCGGAATTATTGGCATGGGCGAAAATCTTGAAGATAGAGCGGGCATGCTCGTGGCACTTTCCACATTAAACCCGCAACCGGAATCGACGCCCATTAATGCTTTGGTAGCGGTTGAAGGCACACCGCTTGAAGACCAAAAACCGGTTTCGATTTGGGAGATGATTAGAATGGTGGCCACCACCCGAATTGTAATGCCCGAAACCCAAGTGCGTTTAAGTGCGGGACGTACGCAAATGACACGCGAAGGACAGGCCATGTGCTTTTTTGCCGGTGCCAATTCTATTTTTGCCGGCGATAAACTATTAACCACTCCAAACCCGGATGTAAACGAGGATATGGAAATGTTTAAGGAATTGGGACTAAATCCGCAAAAGCCTTTTACTAAAAAGGTACAGCCACAAACCGTTGAGGCATCGGAATCGAAACTTGAAGCTTTGGGTGAAAAACCAAAATGGACACGCCCCGAGCATACCATTGAACGCAACGAAATGGCCAAGGCCAAGGCCAAAGCGATAAAGCAATAGCCTTAGATTTTTGGAAACAGCCTTTTGGCAGGCCCGCGTTAGGGATTGCAGTGGAAAGCCCACAGCACCTTTTTTGGTGCGAGGACTTGTAGCGGAAAGCCCGACCGAAGCGACCCTGAAAAAGTGTCCTGTACTAAGCAACAGGCGCTTAGCGAAACCAAAATAAGCCAAGGTGTTAACCGTGTTGGTATGAGCGTAGGGAACGCCCAAAATACTGTGTGGATTCCTGTTATCAGAGGAATGACAATCCCAAAGGAAAGCTTGCACCAAACTGCAAGGCATTATTTTATAATTAACAACGTTTTACTAACTTTGATTTACTAAAAAGTTAAGCATTGGCACTAAACCTACAAGACATTCCGCGAGTAAAAACGATTTCGAAAGAGGCCTTTTTAACGCAGTATTTTAAACCGCAAAAACCTGTGGTTATTGAGCGTTTTATTGAGGATTGGCCCGCTTACAGCAAATGGAACTTAGCGTATATTAAGCAGATTGCCGGCGATATTACCGTGCCGCTTTACGACGACAGACCCGTAGATTACAAAGAGGGTTTTAACGAGCCGCATGCCAAAATGAAAATGGCCGATTATGTAGATTTATTAAAACGCGAGCCTACCAAATACCGCATTTTTTTATGGAATATTTTAAAGGAAGTGCCCCAATTGCAAAACGATTTTAGCTACCCCGATTTTGGATTGCGCCTTATGAAAGGCTTGCCCATGCTGTTTTTTGGCGGTAGGGATTCGTACACTTTTATGCATTACGATATTGATTTGGCCAATATTTTCCATTTTCATTTTGAGGGCAAAAAACGGGTTATTTTGTTCGACCAAAAACAGAATGACTATTTGTATAAAATTCCGCACTCGTTAATTACCAGGGAAGATATCGATTTTAACAATCCGGATTTTGAAAAATGGCCCATGCTAAAAAAGGCCCAAGGTTTTAAAGCCGAACTAAACCATGGCGAAGTGCTTTACATGCCCGAAGGTTATTGGCATTACATGCGGTATATTACACCCGGGTTTTCCATGAGTTTGCGCGCCATAGCCCGTAATCCCAAAAACTTCGGAAAGGCTGTTTACAACCTTTTAATTATGCGCAATTACGACAATGCGATGCGCCGCTTAAAAGGGCAGCAATGGATTGATTGGAAAAACGAGCAAGCCATTGTACGAACCCATCAAAAAAACGGTTTTACTCGATAACTGAGAATTTAATATGATTCTTTTACAGATGCCTCTTTTGCCTGTTTCGAGGTATTTTATTTAATAATCTCGTTGGCTTTTTCGTACACCAAAGCCGATTCCCAACCACGATATAACAGATAATCGATTAATTTTTTACGTTTCTTAAAAATGTTGGTTTCTTTAATGGCATTGGCTTTTTTTTCGGCTAAACTATTGAAAACCTCGATGTACTCCTCGTTTTCAATAGCATTAAGTGCTTGATTTATATTAACTTTGCTTATGTCTTTTTTCTTTAGTTCGAAAGTTAAACGACGCCGTCCCCATCCCTTAATTCTAAACTTACCACTTACAAATGTTTTGGCAAAACGTGCTTCGTTAAGATAGTTGTGTTTTAATAGGTGTACTATAATTACATCAATGGCTTCGGGTATCATGTGCATACCTTCTAGCTTTTGCCTAACGTCTTGATGGCAGCGCTCTTGATACGCGCAATAATGCTCCAGTTTTTTGGTAGCTTCTTGTAGGGTATATGTTTTTTTGGAATACATGTTTCAAAAATAACCATTGATACATGAATAAAACCAAATCGTGGATATTAAAAACTTAACAGTTATGAAAAACTTTACTTTTAAAAAATACTTTGCTTTATTAATTGCCTTTTTAGGTGTGATTGGTTTTGGGTATGGGCAAATAATTACCTTTGATTTTGGAGGAAATATTGGGAATGAGGTTTCTGTTGTTTCAAATTTTAATGATGTAAATCTTGGAGCATCCACAATTACAAGAGGAGCCGGTTTAACGGCTAATAATAATGCGAATAGGTTTAATGCGCAAAATTGGGCTTTGGTAAATATTGCAAATGCAGTAAGTGGAGACAATTATATGGAATTTACCATCACCCCAAATGCCGGTTTTGAGTTTAATGTTACAACAATTAATATAAATTTTCAACGTTCTTCAACTGGTGTAAGAGGGCTTTCTTTAAGAAGCTCTGTTGATTCTTACGCAACTGATATTGATGGTGAAAAAAGTGTTGCTGACAACACGAGCACACAAACTTTTTCTTTTAACGTTGCACATTCTAACAATACAACTCCAGTAACATATAGGTTTTATGGATGGGCTGAAGCAACTGGAGGTTCTGGAGGTTTTGAAGGCGGAGGAAATGATATTGTCGTGAATGGCTCTGTAATTGCTTCCTGTCTTTCAACATCAACATGGAATGGAACAATTTGGGTTGGTGGGACACCAGATTTAACAACTGAGGTTGTTTTAGATGCGAGTTTTAACACAGCAACTCATGGGGGAAGTTTTAGCGCATGTAATCTTACTGTAAATTCAAGCGGAACTTCACCCGAATACGTATTAACTGTAGCTAATGGTGATTACGTACAAGTACAAAACAATATTATAGCAAATGGTAATATTAATGTTCGGCCACGAGGTGCTGTAGTTCAAATTGATGATGCTGCAGCTGTTTTAGGAAGCGGTACAATTACTGTTACAAAAACTACCGCCCCTGCTAACGATTGGTATGAATACACCTATTGGAGCTCTCCGGTATCTGGTGCCGACATAGATAATGGCTTAACAGATTCTTATGTTAACAGACGTTTTTCCTTTAACGCGCAAAATTTCTTAGACCATTGCCAAGAAACAGCAAATAATAATATTTGTGATGACAATGGTGGCTCTGGTTTACAAGATGATATTGATGATGATGGTAACGATTGGCAATACATCAATGGTTCTACACTAATGATTCCGGGTGTTGGTTATGCTTCTACACACGACCCTACGCTTTTTGCCATAGGACCAGGAAACCAATTTGATTATACTTTTGAAGGCCCTTTTAATAATGGAATTATTACGGTACCCGTTTATAGAAATGATTCTGAACTAAATGATTATAACT
Protein-coding regions in this window:
- the bioB gene encoding biotin synthase BioB — protein: MSATKHNWTKEEILDIYNKPLMELLYEAATTHRKNHDPNVVQVSTLLSIKTGGCSEDCGYCPQAARYHTNVEGNDLMTVKQVKAQALRAKSTGSSRVCMGAAWRNVKDGEEFDQVLEMVRTINKLDMEVCCTLGMITENQAKRLAEAGLYAYNHNLDSSEEYYKEVISTRGYQDRLDTIDNVRKTNVTVCSGGIIGMGENLEDRAGMLVALSTLNPQPESTPINALVAVEGTPLEDQKPVSIWEMIRMVATTRIVMPETQVRLSAGRTQMTREGQAMCFFAGANSIFAGDKLLTTPNPDVNEDMEMFKELGLNPQKPFTKKVQPQTVEASESKLEALGEKPKWTRPEHTIERNEMAKAKAKAIKQ
- a CDS encoding cupin-like domain-containing protein, which codes for MALNLQDIPRVKTISKEAFLTQYFKPQKPVVIERFIEDWPAYSKWNLAYIKQIAGDITVPLYDDRPVDYKEGFNEPHAKMKMADYVDLLKREPTKYRIFLWNILKEVPQLQNDFSYPDFGLRLMKGLPMLFFGGRDSYTFMHYDIDLANIFHFHFEGKKRVILFDQKQNDYLYKIPHSLITREDIDFNNPDFEKWPMLKKAQGFKAELNHGEVLYMPEGYWHYMRYITPGFSMSLRAIARNPKNFGKAVYNLLIMRNYDNAMRRLKGQQWIDWKNEQAIVRTHQKNGFTR
- a CDS encoding regulatory protein RecX, with product MYSKKTYTLQEATKKLEHYCAYQERCHQDVRQKLEGMHMIPEAIDVIIVHLLKHNYLNEARFAKTFVSGKFRIKGWGRRRLTFELKKKDISKVNINQALNAIENEEYIEVFNSLAEKKANAIKETNIFKKRKKLIDYLLYRGWESALVYEKANEIIK
- a CDS encoding T9SS sorting signal type C domain-containing protein, whose amino-acid sequence is MKNFTFKKYFALLIAFLGVIGFGYGQIITFDFGGNIGNEVSVVSNFNDVNLGASTITRGAGLTANNNANRFNAQNWALVNIANAVSGDNYMEFTITPNAGFEFNVTTININFQRSSTGVRGLSLRSSVDSYATDIDGEKSVADNTSTQTFSFNVAHSNNTTPVTYRFYGWAEATGGSGGFEGGGNDIVVNGSVIASCLSTSTWNGTIWVGGTPDLTTEVVLDASFNTATHGGSFSACNLTVNSSGTSPEYVLTVANGDYVQVQNNIIANGNINVRPRGAVVQIDDAAAVLGSGTITVTKTTAPANDWYEYTYWSSPVSGADIDNGLTDSYVNRRFSFNAQNFLDHCQETANNNICDDNGGSGLQDDIDDDGNDWQYINGSTLMIPGVGYASTHDPTLFAIGPGNQFDYTFEGPFNNGIITVPVYRNDSELNDYNWNFIGNPYPSAIDADLFLAANSEVSTSVSTTKSLNGAIFLWSQDTPPSGTANGNEQLNFSNDDYAIINAVGQNAGGDMVIPNRYIPSGQGFFVSYSDTAVPLSTSVNGDGHSIAQGEITFDNSMRVTNPSANSQFFKNSNSDKSKNSNAYNKLWVNLRSDNGVFNQILIGYVNGATNEDDGIAYDAHKYSTKGAAIYSIIQNSNKKFAIQGKAPSDLNENEIIDLGFKTAIDVPTVYTFSIAQFQGDFINNNPVFLIDNLLNKTHNLKVCDYNFTSEVGEFNTRFKIAFSDKALSTSDFGLNDNALKIIELDNDRVNFKLSDNFKIKSVTIFDLLGRPLYNLKGANSSETYQLSKLKNTVYIAKVELSNGTIITKKAVKK